One window of Elaeis guineensis isolate ETL-2024a chromosome 11, EG11, whole genome shotgun sequence genomic DNA carries:
- the LOC105037436 gene encoding multiple organellar RNA editing factor 2, chloroplastic-like has product MAAAVARALVSSPIAASRSPLILFLSKRFLASSPFAAGLLGLRPSPPGLSRVAVRLGAARINSVRCMARRAGDSAYSPLNSGSGGGFSDRPPTEMAPLFPGCDYEHWLIVMDKPGGEGATKQQMIDCYIQTLAKVVGSEEEAKKKIYNVSCERYFGFGCEIDEETSNKLEGLPGVLFVLPDSYVDPENKDYGAELFVNGEIVQRSPERQRRVEPVPQRAQDRPRYNDRTRYVRRRENQR; this is encoded by the exons ATGGCCGCTGCTGTGGCCCGAGCTCTCGTCTCCTCTCCCATCGCCGCCTCCCGCTCTCccctcatcctcttcctctccaaACGCTTCCTCGCCTCCTCCCCCTTCGCCGCTGGCCTCCTCGGGCTTCGCCCCTCGCCTCCCGGCCTCTCGCGCGTGGCGGTCCGGCTGGGAGCGGCCCGGATCAACTCGGTCCGGTGCATGGCTCGGCGGGCTGGTGACTCGGCTTACTCGCCTCTGAACTCCGGGTCGGGCGGTGGGTTCAGCGACCGGCCACCGACGGAGATGGCGCCGCTGTTCCCCGGTTGCGACTACGAGCACTGGCTCATCGTCATGGACAAGCCTGGCGGCGAGGGGGCCACCAAGCAGCAGATGATCGACTGCTACATCCAAACCCTAGCCAAGGTCGTCGGCAG TGAGGAGGAagcaaagaagaaaatttataatgTGTCTTGCGAGCGGTACTTCGGATTTGGTTGCGAGATTGATGAGGAGACATCAAATAAGCTTGAAG GCCTTCCTGGTGTTCTGTTTGTGCTTCCAGATTCTTATGTTGATCCTGAGAATAAGGACTATGGTG CTGAATTGTTTGTGAATGGGGAGATCGTGCAAAGATCTCCAGAGAGGCAGCGGAGGGTTGAGCCAGTGCCGCAGAGAGCGCAAGATAGACCCAGATACAATGACAGGACCCGGTATGTGAGGCGGAGGGAGAATCAACGGTGA